Proteins from one Malania oleifera isolate guangnan ecotype guangnan chromosome 4, ASM2987363v1, whole genome shotgun sequence genomic window:
- the LOC131153772 gene encoding uncharacterized protein LOC131153772 produces MAGGDNHVDTSSEDDVDAPIVLRRGVNPIVAKDWAQEIKELLGMLECTEEQKVRFATFKLVREAKRWWRSAKMVEEQCLGYASITRSLYREVFFRRYFPIATREAKVVELSRFAPHMGPDEPKKAWIFERGLRQGVRSQVALLLTQSFSGPVNKAMAVETSIQEGEKVENQKKRPLP; encoded by the exons ATGGCTGGAGGAGATAATCATGTGGATACCTCCAGCGAAGATGATGTTGATGCTCCGATAGTGCTGCGCA GAGGAGTGAACCCAATTGTAGCTAAAGATTGGGCTCAAGAGATAAAGGAGCTGTTAGGCATGCTAGAGTGCACAGAGGAACAGAAGGTGAGGTTTGCCACCTTTAAGTTAGTGAGggaagcaaagaggtggtggaggtCAGCCAAGATGGTGGAGGAACAGTGCCTAGGGTATGCATCTATTACTCGAAGCCTCTATAGAGAGGTTTTCTTTAGGAGATACTTCCCTATTGCCACTCGAGAGGCgaag GTTGTGGAGCTTTCTCGTTTCGCTCCGCATATGGGCCCTGATGAGCCGAAAAAGGCTTGGAtatttgagagaggtctgaggcagGGTGTACGATCACAGGTAGCATTGTTAttgactcagagtttctctgGGCCAGTGAACAAGGCCATGGCAGTCGAGACCAGCATTCAGGAGGGGGAGAAAGTAGAAAATCAGAAGAAGCGGCCCTTGCCTTAG